One Gossypium hirsutum isolate 1008001.06 chromosome A11, Gossypium_hirsutum_v2.1, whole genome shotgun sequence genomic window carries:
- the LOC107940513 gene encoding mitogen-activated protein kinase kinase kinase 20-like, with translation MEVLKIKVLGKGSYGVVYLVKTVAPAYNQIYALKSANEEYSFFLRKEEEILLKFVNCSNIIQCYGGFTSVEREQRMVYNIFLEYAPGGSLLDLMKKYGGKIPERDVNCYTQMILEGLLDIHEKGYIHSDLKPGNILVFPPQHCTRLSTLKIADFGLAKREGVQDTWIGFRGTKYYMSPESIVGEISGALDIWSLGCIVVQMITGRLPWNTCDGDKLNDKLLRGESPNIPEDMSELGKSFLKECFVFDPNKRWNASKLLCHPYLLLPEHMLPRDDRQSLPCFQQKKVLRSRNIPPPPGFNIPNSVLLERRKNLEEQRARRMISSYQQRKAMGYLCV, from the coding sequence atggaggtTCTTAAGATCAAGGTTCTTGGAAAGGGTTCTTATGGAGTTGTATATTTGGTCAAAACTGTAGCTCCAGCTTATAATCAAATTTATGCGTTAAAGTCTGCTAATGAAgaatactctttttttttacgtAAGGAAGAGGAAATCCTTCTAAAGTTTGTTAATTGTTCAAATATTATTCAATGCTATGGTGGTTTCACAAGTGTTGAACGAGAACAAAGAATGGTTTACAATATATTCCTTGAATATGCTCCAGGAGGGAGCTTGCTAGACTTGATGAAAAAGTATGGTGGTAAAATCCCAGAAAGGGATGTTAATTGCTATACCCAAATGATACTCGAAGGGCTTCTGGACATTCATGAGAAAGGGTACATTCATTCGGATCTAAAACCAGGTAATATTTTGGTTTTCCCTCCTCAACATTGTACTCGTTTATCTACTTTAAAGATTGCAGATTTCGGATTAGCTAAACGAGAAGGGGTACAAGATACATGGATTGGGTTTCGAGGTACAAAGTATTACATGTCTCCTGAATCGATTGTCGGAGAAATTAGTGGTGCATTGGATATATGGTCGTTGGGCTGCATTGTAGTTCAAATGATTACGGGAAGATTGCCATGGAACACTTGTGATGGAGATAAATTAAACGACAAGCTTTTGAGAGGAGAATCACCCAACATCCCGGAAGACATGTCGGAACTAGGGAAGAGTTTCTTGAAGGAATGCTTTGTTTTTGATCCAAACAAAAGGTGGAATGCTAGTAAGCTACTATGTCATCCCTATCTTCTTCTACCAGAGCACATGCTTCCCAGGGATGACCGACAATCTTTACCATGTTTTCAACAGAAAAAAGTATTACGGTCTCGAAATATTCCACCACCACCTGGTTTTAATATTCCTAATAGTGTCTTGTTGGAAAGGAGAAAAAATTTAGAGGAACAAAGGGCAAGAAGGATGATTAGTTCCTACCAGCAACGAAAAGCTATGGGATACTTGTGCGTCTAG